In Achromobacter xylosoxidans A8, a single window of DNA contains:
- a CDS encoding ArnT family glycosyltransferase, whose product MSPLSISTPARLTSVATAKLPRLILLGLSLAYIVAGLFMRDPWKTDDAVGLATMVTAIREGGITWLLPQVGHLAHAEEGPLITWVGAICIWLFGPFIGDITAGRLPNLLWFGITATSVWYGTYLLGRRAEAQPLALPFGGEPEPRDYGRMLADAALLLLLATVGILQRTHETTVVPAIMAWQALAFYSLARSIDRPFTGSTTLGIALAASFLTRGWVGAIPIMVGAALAFYPRSRLWKCRRWLPWAALLAALLILAWWIPASHSSEYWIRNWKIWNLSSFAVPSWHDIGRTLRDLPWYLWPTWPLALLAIWRWRAWLYAPHIWLPLTLLVCSAAVLFGLEEASDSEYVLLAVPCAVLGAFSLPTLRRGVVNTLDWFAVMCFSLTATTVWLGWVALHFGWPAQISRNIARQTTGYDPEISWVAFALAIVFTVGWIALVVWRLRVRPQALWRGTVLSAGGLTVTWILLVLLWQPAVDYARSYRTVSGQLAQALEQNVRPGECVRGLSLGSGQRASFLIFNNLTFTFDSKCTLVLQQTSNQSLRDNTAAYSDGAEVLWQGGRRADRQEVFRLLRVGAPR is encoded by the coding sequence GTGTCCCCACTTTCCATTTCCACTCCGGCCCGGCTCACGTCCGTGGCCACCGCGAAACTGCCCAGGCTGATCCTGCTGGGCTTGTCGCTGGCCTATATCGTGGCCGGCCTGTTCATGCGCGACCCGTGGAAAACTGATGATGCGGTGGGGCTGGCGACCATGGTCACGGCGATCCGCGAAGGCGGCATCACCTGGCTGCTGCCGCAGGTGGGGCACCTGGCCCACGCCGAGGAAGGGCCGCTGATCACCTGGGTGGGCGCGATCTGCATCTGGCTGTTCGGCCCCTTCATCGGCGACATCACCGCCGGCCGCCTGCCCAATCTGCTGTGGTTCGGCATCACCGCGACCAGCGTCTGGTACGGCACCTACCTGCTGGGCCGCCGCGCCGAAGCGCAGCCGCTGGCCCTGCCCTTCGGCGGCGAACCCGAACCTCGTGATTACGGGCGCATGCTGGCCGACGCCGCGCTGCTCCTGCTGCTGGCCACGGTCGGCATCCTGCAGCGCACCCACGAAACCACCGTCGTGCCCGCCATCATGGCGTGGCAGGCGCTGGCCTTCTATTCGCTGGCGCGCAGCATAGACCGGCCCTTCACCGGCAGCACCACCCTGGGCATTGCCCTGGCGGCCAGCTTCCTGACCCGCGGCTGGGTCGGCGCCATCCCCATCATGGTGGGCGCGGCCCTGGCCTTCTATCCGCGCAGCCGGCTGTGGAAATGCCGCCGCTGGCTGCCCTGGGCCGCGCTGCTGGCGGCCCTTCTGATCCTGGCTTGGTGGATTCCCGCCAGCCATAGCAGCGAGTATTGGATCCGCAACTGGAAGATCTGGAACCTGTCGTCCTTCGCCGTGCCCTCCTGGCATGACATCGGGCGCACCCTGCGCGACCTGCCCTGGTACCTGTGGCCCACCTGGCCGTTGGCCCTGCTGGCCATCTGGCGCTGGCGCGCCTGGCTTTATGCGCCCCATATCTGGCTGCCGCTGACCCTGTTGGTGTGCTCCGCGGCAGTGCTGTTCGGCCTGGAAGAAGCGTCCGACTCCGAATATGTGCTGCTGGCCGTGCCTTGCGCGGTGTTGGGCGCGTTTTCGCTGCCCACGCTGCGCCGTGGCGTGGTCAACACCCTGGACTGGTTCGCCGTCATGTGCTTTTCGCTGACGGCAACCACGGTCTGGCTGGGCTGGGTCGCCCTGCACTTCGGATGGCCGGCACAGATTTCCCGCAATATCGCGCGCCAGACCACCGGCTACGACCCCGAGATCTCCTGGGTGGCGTTCGCGCTGGCCATTGTTTTTACCGTGGGCTGGATCGCGCTGGTGGTCTGGCGGCTGCGGGTGCGGCCGCAGGCGCTGTGGCGCGGCACCGTGCTGTCGGCCGGGGGCCTGACCGTTACGTGGATCCTGCTGGTGCTGCTGTGGCAGCCCGCCGTGGACTACGCCCGCAGCTATCGCACCGTGTCTGGGCAGTTGGCACAGGCGCTGGAGCAGAACGTGCGCCCCGGCGAGTGCGTGCGCGGACTGAGCCTGGGCAGCGGGCAGCGCGCCTCGTTCCTGATCTTCAATAACCTGACGTTCACGTTCGACTCCAAGTGCACGCTGGTGCTGCAACAGACCAGCAACCAGAGCCTGCGGGACAATACCGCCGCCTACAGCGACGGCGCCGAAGTACTGTGGCAAGGTGGCCGGCGCGCCGACCGCCAGGAAGTGTTCCGCCTGCTTAGAGTCGGCGCCCCCCGATGA
- a CDS encoding MATE family efflux transporter, giving the protein MTPASAAPMSFGATLRGIARQAWPVLVSQWAGISFGVLDTAMTGHSSAADLAAMALSASIYITIFVGLMGVVHALIPILAQHFGAGNNLEVGRSWGQGVWLALGLSVVGAVLLLFPDMWLSMSGEVAPGVRERIGSYLQALVLALPAALVFRTIYALGTSVSRPKLVMAINLTAIGFKAFFNWLFIYGNLGLPAMGATGAGLATAVVSWMSLGLGLWVITHDRYYRRFKLHVGKPDWKTLKELLRLGIPMGGSYLVEVSAFTFMALLVAREGTFVTGGHQIMSNLAALCYMMPMALGVATAALTAQAIGAGNLAHAHRTGMAGLTLGILGALLTAAVLLAGRPLILAAYTNNPEVAAVATTLLAVLPLFHLFDSMQCINSYLLRAYKVAVVPLLLQVVALAGVGLVGGWWFGFGPGRGGLDGVRAVLVPGSPQGAGSMWLMAMVGLGLSAALLHYWYRRIVRGAIK; this is encoded by the coding sequence ATGACGCCCGCGTCCGCCGCGCCGATGAGTTTCGGCGCCACCCTGCGCGGCATAGCCCGGCAGGCCTGGCCGGTACTGGTCAGCCAATGGGCCGGCATCTCCTTCGGCGTGCTCGACACCGCCATGACGGGCCACTCCAGCGCCGCCGACCTGGCGGCGATGGCCTTGTCCGCGTCCATCTACATCACCATCTTTGTCGGGCTGATGGGCGTGGTGCACGCCCTGATCCCCATCCTGGCCCAGCACTTCGGCGCCGGCAACAACCTCGAGGTTGGGCGCAGCTGGGGCCAGGGCGTGTGGCTGGCGCTGGGGCTGTCGGTGGTCGGCGCGGTGCTGCTGCTGTTCCCGGACATGTGGCTGTCCATGTCGGGCGAAGTCGCCCCAGGCGTGCGCGAACGCATCGGCTCCTATCTGCAGGCCCTGGTGCTGGCGCTGCCTGCGGCCCTGGTGTTCCGCACCATCTACGCGCTGGGCACCTCGGTCTCGCGCCCCAAGCTGGTCATGGCCATCAACCTGACGGCGATCGGCTTCAAGGCTTTCTTCAACTGGCTCTTCATTTACGGCAATCTTGGCCTGCCGGCCATGGGCGCCACCGGCGCCGGCCTGGCGACGGCCGTGGTGTCGTGGATGAGCCTGGGCCTGGGCCTGTGGGTCATCACCCATGACCGCTACTACCGGCGCTTCAAGCTGCACGTCGGCAAGCCCGACTGGAAGACGCTCAAGGAGCTGTTGCGCCTGGGCATCCCCATGGGCGGCTCGTATCTGGTGGAAGTGTCGGCCTTTACCTTCATGGCCCTGCTGGTGGCGCGCGAAGGCACCTTCGTGACCGGCGGCCACCAGATCATGTCCAACCTGGCCGCGCTCTGCTACATGATGCCGATGGCGCTGGGCGTGGCCACGGCCGCCCTGACCGCGCAGGCCATCGGCGCGGGCAATCTCGCGCATGCGCACCGCACCGGCATGGCGGGCCTGACGCTCGGCATCCTGGGCGCGCTGCTCACCGCAGCGGTGCTGCTGGCGGGCCGGCCGCTCATCCTGGCCGCCTATACCAACAACCCCGAGGTGGCCGCGGTGGCGACCACACTGCTGGCCGTCCTGCCCCTGTTCCATCTGTTCGACTCGATGCAATGCATCAACTCCTACCTGCTGCGCGCCTACAAGGTGGCGGTGGTGCCGCTGCTGCTGCAAGTGGTCGCCCTGGCGGGAGTGGGCCTGGTCGGCGGCTGGTGGTTCGGCTTCGGCCCGGGCCGCGGCGGTCTGGACGGCGTGCGCGCCGTCCTGGTCCCTGGATCTCCTCAGGGCGCGGGCAGCATGTGGCTGATGGCCATGGTCGGCTTGGGACTGTCGGCCGCCTTGCTGCACTACTGGTACCGGCGCATCGTGCGCGGGGCGATCAAGTAA
- a CDS encoding type B 50S ribosomal protein L31 — MKEGIHPEYREVVFADLQTGNKFITRSTVHTRETVEIDGKTYPLFKCDVTSESHPFYTGAQTRIVETGRVEKFRARFARTAGTVKSAS; from the coding sequence ATGAAAGAAGGCATTCACCCCGAATACCGCGAAGTCGTCTTCGCCGATCTGCAAACGGGCAACAAGTTCATCACCCGTTCGACCGTGCACACGCGCGAAACCGTTGAAATCGACGGCAAGACGTACCCGCTCTTCAAGTGCGACGTGACCTCCGAATCGCACCCGTTCTACACGGGCGCCCAGACCCGCATCGTCGAAACCGGCCGCGTGGAAAAGTTCCGCGCCCGTTTCGCCCGCACTGCCGGCACGGTCAAGTCCGCTTCCTGA
- the paaG gene encoding 2-(1,2-epoxy-1,2-dihydrophenyl)acetyl-CoA isomerase PaaG — translation MSYQDIQFDLSGGIARLTLNRPDKLNSFTANMHGEVAEALTRVENEGARVLLLTGAGRGFCAGQDLSERKPAADGTPPDLGETVDKFYGPLVRRVNALPMPVVVGVNGVAAGAGANLAFAGDIVIAKASATFIQSFCRLGLIPDTGGTFVLPRLVGRARAMGLAMLGDKLSAKQAEEWGLIWQCVADEEFDAALESLAQHFAKAPTKGLAFTKRAMQASLGNDLSTQLDLERDMMRELGRSADYAEGVAAFLGKREPQFKGQ, via the coding sequence ATGAGCTACCAGGATATCCAATTCGACCTGTCCGGCGGCATCGCGCGCCTGACGCTGAACCGTCCCGACAAGCTGAACAGCTTCACGGCCAACATGCACGGCGAAGTGGCCGAGGCGTTGACGCGCGTGGAAAACGAAGGCGCGCGCGTGCTGCTGCTGACCGGCGCCGGCCGCGGCTTCTGCGCCGGCCAGGACCTGAGCGAGCGCAAGCCCGCCGCCGACGGCACGCCGCCCGACCTGGGCGAGACCGTCGACAAGTTCTACGGACCGCTGGTGCGCCGCGTGAACGCCTTGCCCATGCCGGTGGTGGTGGGCGTGAATGGCGTGGCCGCCGGCGCGGGCGCCAATCTGGCGTTTGCCGGCGACATCGTCATCGCCAAGGCTTCGGCCACGTTCATCCAGTCGTTCTGCCGTCTTGGGCTGATCCCCGACACCGGCGGCACCTTCGTGCTGCCGCGCCTGGTGGGCCGCGCCCGCGCCATGGGCCTGGCCATGCTGGGCGACAAGCTCAGCGCCAAGCAGGCCGAGGAGTGGGGCCTGATCTGGCAATGCGTGGCGGACGAGGAGTTCGACGCCGCGCTGGAAAGCTTGGCGCAGCATTTCGCCAAGGCTCCGACCAAGGGCCTGGCTTTCACCAAGCGGGCCATGCAGGCCAGCCTGGGCAACGACCTGTCCACGCAGCTGGACCTGGAACGCGACATGATGCGCGAACTCGGCCGCAGCGCGGACTACGCGGAAGGCGTGGCCGCCTTCCTGGGCAAGCGCGAACCGCAATTCAAGGGGCAATAA
- the paaN gene encoding phenylacetic acid degradation protein PaaN: protein MSQQFFERHQPLLEQAMAAASLRGYWSPFAESPSPRNYGETANDEGRAAFEALQGKPFPLNLHDADGTVGGEQSPFGFDLGITYPRVPADKLIAASKRALEDWRRAGPRAWVGVSLEILARLNKRSFEIAYAVQHTTGQGFMMAFQAGGPHAQDRGFEAVTYAWQEMSRIPGVAVWEKPQGKNDPIRMEKQFTVVPRGVALVIGCSTFPTWNGYPGLFASLATGNTVIVKPHPGAILPLAITVKVAREVLQEAGFDPDVVLLAAHAAGDDTAQKLALDPAVKIVDFTGSTANGDWLENNARQALVYTEKAGVNQVIIDSTDDLKGVARNLAFSLALYSGQMCTAPQNIYVPRDGIQTPEGRVSFDEVAAALGAAVEKVGADAAKAVELTGAIQNQGIVERIEKARALGLPVVADSKALTHPQFENARVRTPLLLRTEAGNAAISQEWFGPIAFVVATDSTTHSIQLARDSVIKHGALSLSAYTTSDAVADQVQDAAEVSGVSLSLNLTGGVFVNQTAAFSDFHGTGANPAANAALSDSAFVSNRFRVVQTRRHV from the coding sequence GTGTCCCAACAATTCTTCGAACGCCACCAGCCCCTGCTGGAACAAGCCATGGCCGCAGCCTCCTTGCGCGGCTACTGGAGCCCGTTTGCCGAGTCGCCCAGCCCGCGCAACTATGGCGAGACCGCCAACGACGAGGGCCGCGCCGCCTTTGAAGCGCTGCAAGGCAAGCCTTTCCCGCTGAACCTGCATGACGCCGACGGCACCGTGGGCGGCGAGCAGTCGCCCTTTGGCTTCGACCTGGGCATCACCTATCCGCGCGTCCCCGCCGACAAGCTGATCGCCGCTTCCAAGCGCGCGCTGGAAGACTGGCGCCGCGCCGGTCCGCGCGCCTGGGTGGGCGTGTCGCTGGAAATCCTGGCCCGCCTGAACAAGCGCAGCTTCGAGATCGCCTATGCGGTCCAGCACACCACCGGCCAGGGCTTCATGATGGCCTTCCAGGCCGGCGGCCCGCACGCGCAGGACCGCGGCTTCGAAGCCGTGACCTACGCCTGGCAGGAAATGTCGCGCATCCCGGGCGTGGCCGTTTGGGAAAAGCCGCAGGGCAAGAATGACCCGATCCGCATGGAAAAGCAGTTCACCGTGGTGCCGCGCGGCGTCGCGCTGGTGATCGGCTGCTCCACCTTCCCGACCTGGAACGGCTACCCCGGCCTGTTCGCCAGCCTGGCCACCGGCAACACCGTCATCGTCAAGCCGCATCCCGGCGCGATCCTGCCCCTGGCCATCACCGTGAAGGTGGCGCGCGAAGTGCTGCAGGAAGCGGGCTTCGACCCGGACGTGGTGCTGCTGGCGGCGCACGCCGCCGGCGACGACACCGCGCAGAAGCTGGCGCTGGACCCGGCCGTCAAGATCGTCGACTTCACCGGCAGCACCGCCAACGGCGACTGGCTGGAGAACAACGCCCGCCAGGCGCTGGTCTACACCGAGAAGGCCGGCGTCAACCAGGTCATCATCGATTCCACCGACGACCTGAAGGGCGTGGCCCGCAACCTGGCGTTCTCGCTGGCCCTCTACTCGGGCCAGATGTGCACCGCGCCGCAGAACATCTATGTGCCGCGCGACGGCATCCAGACGCCGGAAGGCCGCGTCAGCTTCGATGAAGTCGCCGCCGCCCTGGGCGCCGCGGTCGAGAAGGTCGGCGCCGATGCGGCCAAGGCCGTCGAGTTGACTGGCGCGATCCAGAACCAAGGCATCGTCGAGCGCATCGAAAAGGCCCGCGCGCTGGGCCTGCCGGTGGTGGCCGACAGCAAGGCGCTGACGCACCCGCAATTTGAGAACGCCCGTGTCCGCACGCCGCTCTTGCTGCGCACGGAAGCCGGCAACGCCGCCATCAGCCAGGAATGGTTCGGTCCGATCGCCTTCGTGGTCGCCACGGATTCCACCACCCACAGCATCCAGCTGGCGCGCGACAGCGTGATCAAGCATGGCGCGTTGTCGCTGTCCGCCTACACCACCAGCGACGCCGTCGCCGACCAGGTGCAGGACGCGGCGGAAGTCTCGGGCGTGTCGCTGTCGCTGAACTTGACGGGTGGTGTGTTCGTCAACCAGACGGCCGCCTTCAGCGACTTCCACGGCACCGGCGCCAACCCGGCCGCCAACGCCGCGCTGTCGGACTCGGCTTTCGTATCCAACCGCTTCCGCGTGGTGCAAACCCGCCGTCATGTCTGA
- the paaI gene encoding hydroxyphenylacetyl-CoA thioesterase PaaI has protein sequence MNAHVPAVEVPADPQELAQAVGTVMFAGDAASQGLDMKIEEMAPGYARLTMRVRADMLNGHKTCHGGFIFALADSAFAFSCNSRNVSTVASGCTIDYLAPGFEGDLLTAVAQERSLAGRTGVYDVTVTNQDGRNVALFRGRSYRIKGQIVGVPADA, from the coding sequence ATGAACGCACACGTTCCCGCGGTCGAAGTGCCGGCCGATCCCCAGGAGCTGGCGCAGGCCGTCGGCACCGTCATGTTTGCAGGCGACGCGGCGTCGCAAGGCCTGGACATGAAAATCGAGGAAATGGCGCCGGGCTACGCGCGCCTGACCATGCGCGTGCGCGCCGACATGCTGAACGGCCACAAGACCTGCCATGGCGGATTCATCTTCGCCCTGGCGGACAGCGCCTTCGCCTTTTCCTGCAATTCGCGCAACGTCAGCACGGTGGCGTCGGGCTGCACCATCGACTACCTGGCGCCGGGCTTCGAAGGCGACCTGCTGACCGCAGTGGCGCAGGAGCGCTCGCTGGCCGGCCGCACCGGCGTCTACGACGTAACCGTGACCAACCAGGATGGGCGTAACGTGGCGCTGTTCCGCGGCCGTTCCTACCGCATCAAGGGCCAGATCGTTGGCGTCCCCGCGGACGCTTGA
- the paaK gene encoding phenylacetate--CoA ligase PaaK codes for MSNTMSKPGLDPIEHASEDELRALQLERLKWSLKHAYENVPHYKKAFDEAGVHPDDLKQLSDISKFPFTTKKELRENYPFGMFAVPRERISRIHASSGTTGKPTVVGYTQGDLDNWANLVARSIRAAGGKPGDTVHVAYGYGLFTGGLGAHYGAERLGCTVIPMSGGQTEKQVQLINDFRPDIIMVTPSYFCNILEEQRRQGIDPRQSSLRIGIFGAEPWTGQMRADIETEAGIDAVDIYGLSEVMGPGVASECVETKDGPVVWEDHFYAEIINPDTGEPVADGEPGELVFTSLTKEAMPIIRYRTRDLTRLLPPTARSMRRIGKITGRSDDMLIVRGVNMFPTQVEELVLKIAQLAPHYQLVLSRSGNMDELEILTELRAEFSTLSDAERANLGKQLQHAVKTHIGVSARIQVSDSGHVERTLTGKARRVIDKRPK; via the coding sequence ATGTCCAACACCATGAGCAAGCCGGGGCTGGATCCCATCGAGCATGCCAGCGAGGATGAACTGCGCGCGCTGCAACTGGAGCGGCTGAAGTGGTCGCTCAAGCATGCCTATGAAAACGTGCCGCACTACAAGAAGGCTTTCGATGAAGCCGGCGTGCATCCCGACGACCTGAAGCAGCTGTCCGATATTTCGAAGTTCCCCTTCACCACGAAGAAGGAACTGCGCGAGAACTATCCCTTCGGCATGTTCGCCGTGCCGCGCGAGCGCATCTCGCGCATCCATGCATCCAGCGGCACCACCGGCAAGCCGACGGTGGTGGGCTATACCCAGGGCGACCTGGACAACTGGGCCAACCTGGTGGCGCGTTCCATCCGCGCGGCGGGCGGCAAGCCCGGCGACACGGTGCACGTGGCCTACGGCTACGGCCTGTTCACCGGCGGCCTGGGCGCGCATTACGGCGCGGAACGCCTGGGTTGCACGGTCATCCCGATGTCGGGCGGACAGACCGAAAAGCAGGTGCAGCTGATCAACGATTTCCGTCCGGACATCATCATGGTCACGCCCTCCTACTTCTGCAATATTCTGGAGGAACAGCGCCGCCAGGGGATTGATCCGCGTCAAAGTTCGCTGCGCATCGGCATCTTCGGCGCCGAACCCTGGACCGGGCAGATGCGCGCCGACATCGAGACCGAAGCCGGCATCGACGCCGTGGATATCTACGGCTTGTCCGAAGTGATGGGGCCGGGCGTGGCCAGCGAATGCGTCGAGACCAAGGACGGCCCGGTGGTCTGGGAAGACCACTTCTACGCGGAAATCATCAATCCCGACACGGGCGAACCCGTGGCCGACGGCGAGCCGGGCGAGCTGGTGTTCACCTCGCTGACCAAGGAAGCGATGCCCATCATCCGCTACCGCACCCGCGACCTGACGCGCCTGCTGCCGCCGACCGCGCGCAGCATGCGCCGCATCGGCAAGATCACCGGCCGCAGCGACGACATGCTGATCGTGCGCGGCGTCAACATGTTCCCGACCCAGGTCGAGGAACTGGTCCTGAAGATCGCCCAGCTGGCGCCGCACTATCAGCTGGTGCTGTCGCGCAGCGGCAATATGGACGAGCTGGAAATCCTGACCGAACTGCGCGCCGAGTTTTCGACCCTGTCGGATGCGGAACGCGCGAACCTGGGCAAGCAATTGCAGCACGCGGTCAAGACGCATATTGGCGTCAGCGCGCGTATCCAGGTGTCGGACTCGGGCCATGTGGAACGCACGCTGACCGGCAAGGCGCGCCGCGTGATCGACAAGCGACCGAAATAA